In the Aromatoleum bremense genome, one interval contains:
- a CDS encoding TonB-dependent receptor translates to MTTCSQLALAAAMMAGGSAEAQNRMPPQAADATLEPVEIIGTTLLPGIGLPREQIPANVQTMPAQSLREAGGVSLAESLQRRLPSINVNEMQGNPYQADLNYRGFSASPLLGTPQGLSVFLDGVRVNEPFGDVVNWDLIPRSAIASMTLVPGSNPLYGLNTLGGALALETKRGDTHPGGEFEVYGGSFGRRGGVIQHGGTRNEASWFLAAEGLKEDGWRDHSPTDVGQVFGKFGWTAGVTDLALTLAHARTDLVGNGVVPESLLRAEGREAVFTHPDQTRNRGTLLALSGSHWLNDSDQLSGTAYVRRTHTRTLNGDLEDDFEIGDDENGALNRTATRQNAAGVALQGSRIAGAHQFALGVSHDRGRSNFRQTEQEGELDGSRGVLATDDEEEVNELLGRTRTTSIYVTDSVALTPAVQMTGSLRYNHTRVISDDRLRPNAPDNLDGDFTYRKLNPALGFTWQLSPNLTGYGGFSQGNRAPSPIELGCADPENACSLPNAMAADPFLEQVVTRTFELGLRGRLSDDIRWNAGAFRSTNYDDILFVGTGGSLGYFTNFGKTRRDGIELGLGGETGSLDWQLHYNYLRAVFRSSACVLAENNSTAGRGGCGEDEIRVSSGDRLPGLPAHSLKVALSWRATAALRVGADMVAYSRQYARGNENNAHRAGDEFGGRGRVPGYALFNMSADYRLSGGWMLFGRIDNVFDKRYATGGVLAENPFVGPDSAFVADPDAWRSEQAVAPGAPRAAWIGLRYRWGS, encoded by the coding sequence ATGACGACATGCTCGCAGCTCGCATTGGCCGCTGCGATGATGGCAGGCGGCAGCGCCGAGGCGCAGAACCGGATGCCGCCGCAGGCGGCGGATGCGACGCTCGAGCCGGTGGAGATCATCGGCACGACGTTGTTGCCCGGTATCGGCCTGCCGCGTGAGCAGATTCCGGCCAATGTGCAGACGATGCCCGCGCAGAGCTTGCGCGAAGCGGGCGGGGTTTCGCTCGCCGAGAGTCTGCAGCGCCGGCTGCCGAGCATCAACGTGAATGAGATGCAGGGCAACCCCTACCAGGCGGACCTGAACTACCGCGGCTTTTCGGCGTCGCCGCTGCTCGGTACGCCGCAGGGGCTGTCGGTGTTCCTCGACGGCGTGCGCGTGAATGAACCGTTCGGCGACGTCGTGAACTGGGACCTCATCCCGCGCTCGGCGATCGCGTCGATGACGCTGGTGCCCGGCTCGAATCCGCTCTACGGCCTGAATACGCTGGGTGGAGCCCTGGCGCTCGAGACCAAGCGCGGCGACACCCATCCGGGCGGTGAGTTCGAGGTGTACGGCGGCTCGTTCGGCCGTCGCGGCGGTGTGATTCAACACGGCGGCACGCGCAACGAAGCGTCATGGTTCCTGGCCGCCGAAGGGCTCAAGGAGGACGGCTGGCGCGACCACTCGCCGACCGATGTCGGCCAGGTCTTCGGCAAGTTCGGCTGGACCGCCGGCGTGACGGACCTCGCGCTCACGCTCGCCCACGCCCGCACCGATCTCGTCGGCAACGGCGTCGTGCCCGAGAGCCTCCTGCGCGCCGAGGGGCGCGAGGCCGTCTTCACCCATCCGGACCAGACACGCAATCGCGGCACGCTGCTGGCGTTGTCCGGCAGCCACTGGCTCAACGACAGTGACCAGCTTTCCGGTACGGCCTACGTGCGGCGCACGCACACTCGTACCTTGAACGGCGATCTCGAAGACGATTTCGAGATCGGCGACGACGAGAACGGCGCGCTCAACCGCACCGCGACGCGCCAGAATGCCGCAGGCGTCGCACTGCAGGGAAGCCGCATCGCCGGTGCGCACCAGTTCGCGCTCGGCGTGTCGCACGACCGTGGCCGCAGCAACTTCCGCCAGACCGAGCAGGAAGGGGAACTCGACGGCAGCCGCGGCGTCCTGGCCACCGACGACGAGGAAGAGGTCAATGAACTGCTCGGCCGCACGCGCACCACGAGCATTTACGTCACCGACAGCGTCGCACTGACGCCTGCGGTGCAGATGACCGGTTCGCTGCGTTACAACCACACTCGTGTCATCAGCGACGATCGCCTGCGTCCGAACGCGCCGGACAATCTCGATGGCGATTTCACGTACCGCAAATTGAACCCCGCGCTGGGTTTCACCTGGCAGCTGAGTCCGAATCTCACGGGGTATGGCGGTTTCAGCCAGGGCAACCGGGCTCCGTCGCCGATCGAACTCGGTTGTGCCGATCCGGAAAACGCCTGCAGCCTGCCCAACGCGATGGCGGCCGACCCCTTCCTCGAACAGGTTGTGACGCGCACTTTCGAACTCGGCCTGCGTGGCCGGCTGTCGGATGATATTCGCTGGAACGCCGGCGCGTTCCGCAGCACCAACTATGACGACATCCTCTTCGTCGGCACTGGCGGCAGCCTCGGCTACTTCACGAACTTCGGCAAGACGCGACGCGACGGCATCGAGCTGGGACTGGGCGGCGAAACCGGCTCGCTGGACTGGCAGCTGCACTACAATTATCTGCGCGCCGTGTTCCGCTCTTCGGCCTGCGTGCTGGCCGAAAACAACAGCACCGCAGGCCGGGGCGGCTGCGGCGAGGACGAGATCCGCGTCTCCAGCGGCGACCGCCTGCCGGGGCTGCCAGCGCACAGCCTCAAAGTGGCGCTGTCCTGGCGCGCCACCGCGGCGCTGCGCGTCGGAGCCGACATGGTGGCCTATTCCAGGCAGTACGCACGTGGCAACGAGAACAACGCGCATCGCGCCGGCGACGAGTTCGGCGGGCGCGGCAGGGTGCCCGGCTACGCCCTGTTCAACATGAGCGCCGACTACCGGCTGAGCGGCGGCTGGATGCTGTTCGGCCGCATCGACAACGTCTTCGACAAGCGCTACGCGACGGGCGGCGTACTGGCCGAGAATCCCTTCGTTGGCCCCGACAGCGCTTTCGTAGCGGATCCGGACGCGTGGCGCAGCGAACAGGCCGTGGCCCCCGGTGCGCCGCGCGCCGCGTGGATCGGCCTGCGTTATCGGTGGGGAAGCTGA
- a CDS encoding porin, whose product MAASGRIVLVTAMCAAAVGQAQAVSFTQGDATLDINGTINGFYAHRTQEVGDVKTKDSALTNGLLPGWINFVFTTKVEGLDIKAHVGFAPGINDKSDVVGLPSDPSCGGDRGCDSPFSQIDTRNLYFQFGSSDWGTVKLGRDIGLFGQKIILADMTLLGVGGNSYAATPFNTTFGMIGHGYMYTGFQPQITYTTPTMGGFSASAGIFDPNRFAGDETEEPGFQAMLNYDWKAGDTTSGSVWAGGVHQTTSGDGSFDARGLELGAKLGFGNFEAVAYGFDGKGLGLSTVGALFFSPFEETKGRGYFVQGTYKFGKTKVGLNYGENRDKDGLLTETNKFRSATFGVYHSLNKYVTLVGEYNREKGTGADLFPGDLETRTISLGGILFF is encoded by the coding sequence ATGGCAGCGTCGGGTCGCATCGTGCTCGTCACCGCAATGTGTGCGGCGGCCGTCGGGCAGGCGCAGGCGGTGAGCTTCACGCAAGGCGACGCGACGCTCGACATCAACGGCACGATCAACGGCTTCTATGCGCACCGCACGCAGGAAGTCGGCGACGTCAAGACGAAGGACTCGGCACTGACAAACGGCCTGCTGCCCGGCTGGATCAACTTCGTGTTCACGACCAAGGTCGAAGGTCTCGACATCAAGGCCCACGTCGGCTTCGCACCCGGGATCAACGACAAGTCCGACGTCGTCGGCCTGCCGAGCGACCCGTCCTGCGGCGGCGATCGCGGCTGCGACAGCCCGTTCTCGCAGATCGATACTCGTAACCTGTACTTCCAGTTCGGCTCGAGCGACTGGGGCACGGTGAAGCTCGGCCGCGACATCGGCCTGTTCGGCCAGAAAATCATCCTCGCCGACATGACGCTGCTCGGGGTCGGCGGCAACAGCTACGCCGCGACGCCGTTCAACACCACCTTCGGCATGATCGGCCACGGCTACATGTACACCGGCTTCCAGCCGCAGATCACCTACACGACGCCGACGATGGGCGGCTTTTCGGCGTCCGCCGGCATCTTCGACCCGAACCGCTTTGCCGGCGACGAGACCGAGGAACCGGGCTTCCAGGCGATGCTGAACTACGACTGGAAAGCGGGCGACACGACGAGCGGGTCGGTGTGGGCGGGCGGGGTCCACCAGACGACCAGCGGCGACGGCAGCTTCGATGCCAGGGGTCTCGAACTCGGCGCGAAGCTCGGATTCGGCAATTTCGAGGCGGTCGCGTACGGCTTCGACGGCAAGGGGCTGGGCCTGTCGACGGTCGGCGCATTGTTTTTCTCGCCGTTCGAGGAGACCAAGGGCAGGGGCTATTTCGTGCAGGGGACGTACAAGTTCGGCAAGACGAAGGTCGGCCTGAACTATGGCGAGAACCGCGACAAGGACGGGCTGCTGACGGAAACCAACAAGTTCCGCTCGGCGACGTTCGGCGTCTATCACAGCCTCAACAAGTACGTCACCCTGGTCGGCGAGTACAACCGCGAAAAAGGCACCGGCGCCGATCTCTTCCCCGGCGACCTGGAGACGCGCACGATTTCGCTCGGCGGCATCCTGTTCTTCTGA
- a CDS encoding cation:proton antiporter, with protein sequence MDNGLTNAQWFLLVGGLLLVRGLTSSMIRRLPVTAAIIYLAVGLIVGPTVLNLFHFNPLKESALLEVLTEAAVLISLYAAGVKMPVPVSLARWRAPILLAFASMAVTVGLVAAFGHYILGLPLGAAVLLGAILAPTDPVLATDVQTRHPGDRDRLRFTLTCEAGMNDGSAFPFVMLGLGLLGLHELGEFGLRWALVDVVWATVAGLAIGVACGMTMAHVVDRLRRAGAAHGLLDDFVGLGLIGIVYGLSVMTSAWGFLAVFFAAVALRQTERKLAGGAPDKADRLQTGEGGVHAARVHEAPTVSEGSLIFKEHLERLSELLLILLIGGTLFVDSWSWRAVGMALFLFLVARPVSVMIGLIGTRTPWRIRGLAGWFGVRGIGSLYYLMYAIQHGLPKDVALELIHMTLIVVTLSVIFHGTSVKPLMERFWTGGRSAALDTHRRGAGAG encoded by the coding sequence ATGGATAACGGACTGACCAATGCGCAATGGTTCCTGCTGGTCGGCGGGCTGCTGCTCGTCAGGGGCCTCACCTCGTCGATGATCCGGCGTCTGCCGGTGACAGCGGCGATCATCTATCTCGCCGTCGGCCTGATCGTGGGCCCGACGGTGCTGAACCTGTTCCACTTCAATCCGCTCAAGGAATCGGCGCTGCTCGAAGTCCTGACCGAAGCGGCGGTGCTGATCTCGCTCTATGCGGCGGGCGTCAAGATGCCGGTGCCGGTGAGCCTCGCGCGGTGGCGGGCGCCGATCCTGCTGGCATTCGCATCGATGGCCGTGACCGTGGGTCTGGTCGCGGCGTTCGGACATTACATACTCGGGCTGCCGCTGGGCGCAGCGGTGCTGCTCGGCGCGATCCTCGCTCCGACCGATCCGGTGCTCGCAACCGATGTGCAGACGCGCCACCCGGGCGACCGGGACCGGCTGCGCTTCACGCTGACCTGCGAGGCGGGGATGAATGACGGCAGCGCGTTTCCGTTCGTGATGCTCGGCCTCGGCTTGCTCGGTCTGCACGAGCTGGGCGAGTTCGGGCTGCGCTGGGCGCTCGTCGACGTGGTGTGGGCGACTGTAGCGGGGCTCGCGATCGGCGTCGCGTGCGGCATGACGATGGCGCATGTGGTGGATCGCCTGCGCCGCGCTGGCGCGGCCCACGGTCTGCTCGACGATTTTGTCGGCCTCGGGCTCATCGGCATCGTGTATGGCTTGAGCGTCATGACGAGCGCGTGGGGGTTCCTCGCGGTGTTCTTCGCCGCCGTCGCATTGCGGCAGACCGAACGCAAGCTCGCGGGTGGCGCGCCCGACAAGGCCGACCGGCTGCAGACGGGAGAGGGGGGTGTGCATGCTGCGCGGGTTCATGAGGCGCCGACCGTCAGCGAGGGGTCGCTGATCTTCAAGGAGCATCTCGAGCGCCTCTCCGAACTGCTGCTGATCCTGCTCATCGGCGGCACGCTGTTCGTCGATTCGTGGAGCTGGCGTGCGGTCGGGATGGCGCTGTTCCTGTTCCTCGTGGCGCGCCCGGTGAGCGTGATGATCGGCCTGATCGGCACGCGCACACCGTGGCGCATCCGCGGGCTGGCCGGCTGGTTCGGCGTGCGCGGCATCGGGTCGCTGTATTACCTGATGTACGCGATCCAGCACGGCCTGCCGAAAGATGTCGCGCTGGAGCTGATCCACATGACGCTGATCGTCGTGACGCTGTCGGTGATTTTCCACGGCACCAGCGTCAAGCCGTTGATGGAGCGTTTCTGGACAGGGGGACGGTCGGCAGCGCTCGACACGCACCGGCGCGGTGCCGGGGCCGGGTGA
- a CDS encoding class I SAM-dependent methyltransferase has product MSNPEKPSRSAPALPQATARTLAHYERNAAAYWSGTRDHDVSQNLAALLNAIEGEPPYSILDFGCGPGRDLLRLRLLGHEAVGLDGTKEFVAMARAYSACEVLHQDFLALDLPAGRFDGVFANASLFHVPSAVLPEVLRKLHATLKPRGVLFSSNPRGNNEEGFNGERYGCFHDLEAWRAHVGAAGFTEIEHYYRPPGLPRDQQPWLATVWRKS; this is encoded by the coding sequence ATGAGCAACCCGGAGAAGCCCTCTCGCAGCGCGCCCGCGCTGCCCCAGGCGACGGCACGGACGCTCGCGCATTACGAGCGTAACGCCGCAGCGTACTGGTCGGGCACGCGCGATCACGACGTCAGCCAGAACCTGGCTGCGCTGCTGAACGCGATCGAAGGCGAGCCGCCGTATTCGATCCTCGATTTCGGCTGCGGACCGGGGCGCGATCTGCTGCGCCTGCGTCTGCTCGGCCACGAAGCCGTCGGCCTCGACGGCACGAAGGAGTTCGTGGCGATGGCGCGGGCCTATTCGGCGTGCGAAGTGCTGCACCAGGACTTCCTCGCGCTGGATCTGCCCGCGGGCCGCTTCGACGGCGTGTTCGCGAACGCCTCGCTGTTCCACGTCCCGAGCGCAGTGCTGCCCGAGGTGCTGCGCAAGCTGCACGCCACGCTGAAGCCGCGTGGCGTACTGTTCTCGTCGAATCCGCGCGGCAACAACGAGGAAGGCTTCAACGGCGAGCGCTACGGCTGTTTCCACGACCTCGAAGCCTGGCGCGCCCATGTCGGCGCCGCGGGCTTCACCGAGATCGAGCATTACTACCGGCCGCCCGGCCTGCCGCGCGACCAGCAACCGTGGCTCGCGACCGTGTGGCGCAAGTCCTGA
- a CDS encoding MBL fold metallo-hydrolase → MKKNLKWMLAFCGTLAVLAPVAPAQAEAPMVKTQVPGYYRTMLGQFEITALYDGAIELDSKLLKNVKEQELERLLSRMFVEGPKMQTAVNAYLINTGSNLVLVDAGAAKLFGPGLGHIVGNMRAAGYDPAQVDTVIVTHLHGDHIGGLGDSAGQMVFPNATIHVAQTDNDFWLSQQMATQAPAEIQPFFKMAVDAAAPYQARGQWKTFAEGSEVVPGIRAVKAYGHTPGHTAYAVESNGEKLLIWGDVVHSHAVQFARPEVAFEFDVDKAQAVATRKSLMYSMAATKTLVAGMHLPFPGIGYVRADGKGIYSWIPAEFAPLPPASQ, encoded by the coding sequence ATGAAAAAAAACCTCAAGTGGATGCTTGCTTTTTGCGGCACGCTCGCCGTCCTCGCGCCGGTCGCGCCCGCGCAGGCCGAGGCGCCGATGGTCAAGACACAGGTGCCGGGCTACTACCGCACGATGCTCGGGCAGTTCGAGATCACCGCGCTCTATGACGGCGCGATCGAACTCGACTCGAAGCTGCTGAAGAACGTGAAGGAACAGGAGCTCGAGCGGCTGCTGTCGCGGATGTTCGTCGAGGGGCCGAAGATGCAGACCGCGGTGAACGCCTACCTGATCAACACCGGCAGCAACCTGGTGCTCGTCGATGCCGGCGCCGCGAAGCTGTTCGGGCCGGGGCTCGGCCACATCGTCGGCAACATGCGCGCGGCCGGCTACGATCCAGCCCAGGTCGACACCGTGATCGTCACGCACCTGCATGGCGACCACATCGGCGGCCTCGGGGATTCCGCCGGCCAGATGGTGTTTCCGAACGCGACCATCCATGTGGCGCAGACCGACAACGACTTCTGGCTGTCACAGCAAATGGCCACGCAGGCGCCCGCCGAGATACAGCCGTTCTTCAAGATGGCCGTCGACGCCGCCGCGCCCTACCAGGCCCGCGGGCAATGGAAAACCTTCGCCGAAGGCAGCGAAGTGGTCCCCGGCATCCGCGCCGTGAAGGCATATGGCCACACGCCCGGGCACACCGCGTACGCGGTCGAGTCCAATGGTGAGAAGCTGCTGATCTGGGGCGATGTCGTACATTCGCACGCGGTGCAGTTCGCCCGGCCCGAGGTCGCGTTCGAGTTCGACGTCGACAAGGCGCAGGCGGTGGCGACGAGGAAGAGCCTGATGTATTCGATGGCGGCGACGAAGACGCTGGTCGCAGGCATGCACCTGCCGTTCCCCGGCATCGGCTACGTGCGTGCCGACGGCAAAGGCATCTACAGCTGGATTCCGGCCGAGTTCGCGCCGTTGCCGCCGGCCTCGCAGTGA
- the ettA gene encoding energy-dependent translational throttle protein EttA: MAQYVMSMLRVSKIVPPKRQIIKDISLSFFPGAKIGLLGLNGSGKSTVLRIMAGVDKEYDGEVQHLPGIRLGYLPQEPQLDAAKTVKEEVESGLGEILEARHKLDAIYAAYAEPDADFDKLAEEQAKYENILATAGADIETQMEIAADALRLPPWDAVIGHLSGGEKRRVALCKLLLSRPDMLLLDEPTNHLDAESVEWLEQFLTRFPGTVVAVTHDRYFLDNAAEWILELDRGHGIPWKGNYSSWLEQKGERLAQESKQEAAHQKAMKTELEWARSNPKARQAKSKARLARYEEMTTVEYQKRNETQEIFIPPGERLGSKVIEFNDVSKAFGDKLLMDNVSFSIPPGAIVGVIGPNGAGKSTLFKMIEGRDKPDAGEVVVGPSVKIAAVDQTREGLANDKTVFEAISDGADVLTVGRFEMPSRAYIGRFNFKGGDQQKIVGNLSGGERGRLHLAKTLIAGGNVLLLDEPSNDLDVETLRALEDALLEFAGCALVISHDRWFLDRICTHILSAEGDSQWTFFAGNYQEYEDDKKKRLGEEGAKPKRIRYKPISR; encoded by the coding sequence ATGGCCCAATACGTAATGTCGATGCTCCGCGTGAGCAAGATCGTGCCGCCGAAACGGCAGATCATCAAGGATATTTCTCTCTCGTTCTTTCCCGGCGCGAAAATCGGCCTGCTCGGCCTGAACGGTTCCGGCAAGTCCACGGTGCTGCGCATCATGGCCGGCGTCGACAAGGAATACGACGGCGAGGTGCAGCACCTGCCGGGCATCCGCCTCGGCTACCTGCCGCAGGAACCGCAGCTCGACGCGGCGAAGACGGTGAAGGAAGAAGTCGAATCCGGCCTCGGCGAAATCCTCGAAGCGCGCCACAAGCTCGACGCGATCTACGCCGCGTACGCCGAACCCGACGCCGACTTCGACAAGCTCGCCGAAGAGCAGGCGAAGTACGAGAACATCCTCGCGACCGCCGGCGCCGACATCGAGACGCAGATGGAAATCGCTGCCGACGCACTGCGCCTGCCGCCGTGGGATGCCGTCATCGGCCACCTCTCCGGCGGCGAGAAGCGCCGCGTCGCGCTGTGCAAGCTGCTGCTGTCGCGCCCCGACATGCTGCTGCTCGACGAACCGACGAACCACTTGGACGCCGAATCGGTCGAGTGGCTCGAACAGTTCCTGACGCGCTTCCCCGGCACCGTCGTCGCCGTCACGCACGACCGCTATTTCCTCGACAACGCAGCCGAATGGATCCTCGAACTCGACCGCGGCCACGGCATCCCGTGGAAAGGCAACTACTCGAGCTGGCTCGAGCAGAAAGGCGAGCGCCTGGCGCAGGAAAGCAAGCAGGAAGCCGCCCACCAGAAGGCGATGAAGACGGAACTGGAATGGGCGCGCTCGAACCCGAAGGCGCGCCAGGCCAAATCGAAGGCGCGACTCGCGCGCTACGAGGAAATGACCACCGTCGAATACCAGAAGCGCAACGAGACCCAGGAAATATTCATTCCGCCCGGCGAGCGCCTGGGCAGCAAGGTCATCGAATTCAACGACGTATCGAAAGCGTTCGGCGACAAGCTGCTGATGGACAACGTCAGCTTCAGCATCCCGCCCGGCGCGATCGTCGGCGTCATCGGCCCTAACGGCGCCGGCAAGTCGACGCTGTTCAAGATGATCGAAGGCCGTGACAAGCCGGACGCCGGCGAAGTCGTCGTCGGCCCGAGCGTCAAGATCGCCGCTGTCGACCAGACCCGCGAAGGCCTCGCCAACGACAAGACGGTGTTCGAAGCGATCTCGGACGGCGCCGACGTGCTCACCGTCGGCCGCTTCGAAATGCCCAGCCGCGCCTACATCGGCCGCTTCAACTTCAAGGGCGGCGACCAGCAGAAGATCGTCGGCAACCTCTCGGGCGGCGAGCGCGGGCGGCTCCACCTCGCGAAGACGCTGATCGCCGGCGGCAACGTGCTGCTGCTCGACGAACCGTCCAACGACCTCGACGTCGAGACCTTGCGCGCCCTCGAAGACGCACTGCTCGAATTCGCCGGCTGCGCGCTCGTCATTTCCCACGACCGCTGGTTCCTCGACCGCATCTGCACGCACATCCTGTCGGCCGAAGGCGACTCGCAATGGACGTTCTTCGCCGGCAACTACCAGGAATACGAAGACGACAAGAAGAAGCGCCTCGGCGAGGAAGGCGCGAAGCCGAAGCGCATCCGCTACAAGCCGATCAGCCGCTGA